The sequence AAAAATACACCTGGTGCAACTTCTAAACTATTGTTTGCAAATCCACCGTTTGGATTAGAAGACCCGTCATTGTTTACACTTTTTTCTCCAAAAAAGAAACGTGTTCCTAATTCTGTAAATAACTGAAATTTACTTCCTGTAAAAGTATAATCATAGAAAAAACGATTTTGCCAGATGTAACTTTTCTGAGCTAAATAGCCATTTTCATTACTTTCCTTATCGAAAACAGGAATGAAAAATGAACTTTGAACAGAGAAGTTTGGCAAAGAACCAAATGGCGCAATTTTCACTGAGGGTGCAATATGCCCTAAACCGCTTCTTGATTTTCCAACTTCATTATTAAAACTAAAAACACTTGTTGCACTTTGATCGCCAAATGAGTTTGAGCGGAATTCTAAAATTAATCCTGCATTAAATTTTTTACTATCACTAACTCCTGTATACACCTCTAAAGATGTAGTGAAGAAATTAGATCGTGGAATATTAAAATTTTCGCCATTACTATTGGTTCTTGTTTGTGTATATAAATTATTGAACCATTTAATATCCCATTTTCCTTTTTCTAATAATTTAGAAGGGGTATAATTTTGAATGTTTGATTCCTCTACTTCTTCTTGTGAAAAAGAAGCATAAGACATCAATATAAATCCTATTAAAAGCGTTTTGATATTTTTCATATTTATTATTTTATTTCTTATTATTTTTTGTTTAAACTCCAGTCGTAGCTATAGTATTTATAATTTGAAGTCTCATCTAGTTTATCTGAACGGTATTTATTTATAAATGTCAATACGTTTTTACCGAAATCAGCTTTATACCATTCGAAAATTTGAGACAAATAAATCTTTCCGTCTTTTACTTTTAAAAAACTCGCATTGTTTAATGCTTTTTTTGTTTGTTCTTCTAATTGCGATTCAATTTTTGATGGAAAATAAGCATTAGACATAATTGGAGGACAACCATTTGCTCCACAAACCAATACAAAATGAAAACGAGCATCGTTATATTTACTTCTAATTAGTTTATTTTCAATATCATTTAAAGTGTAACTTTTTCCTGCAAGATTGTATTTTATCTTATCAAAAAAACCAGAAATATCTAAAGGTGATTTTACAGGATATTTATCGACAATACCTTTAATTACTAAGATATTATATGCATTTGCTAAAAAAGCTTTATTTGTTTTTTCATCTGAACTGAACTTGAACAAACCAATTTGACTTACTAAATCATCTAAAGCAGCTCTATTTGCTTTAATTGAAGCATAATCGACAGTAGTAGATGAAACATTTTTGTTTAAAAAAGCATTTGCATCATTAAAAAAATCGTTTTGATTATCGGCTAACATAGTCAGATTTAAAAACAAAAGAACTAAAACTAAAATTCTGATTTTCATTATTTATTACAATTAAGTTTATCTATTAATCTACTTAGCAAAGATGCTATAATTTACTAAATGATGCATTTTCTATTTTTCCCAGAAACTTGTCAATTTTTCCAATTAAAAAACCTACAAAAAAAATAGAGGTTTGATTTTCATCTCACCTCTATCAGAATTAAATTAAAACAAACTAAAATTTAATATTATCGTGTTACTGTTCCTGAAGGAAGTGATGCTAAATTGCTATTCATATCGACAACATTCCCCGTTACAGCTGGATTTGCAACTGTATGCACTAATGGTTTCATTGCAAATGGCATAGATGAGTTATCTGGACTTGGTTCTACAGAGATTACAATAGTTGATCCTGATAAATTTCCAGGAAAAGTTAATCCAGTTGGAGCATTCATTAAGAAATCTTCACCAGGAAATGGTGGCGCCATCATTGTTCCAGAATATGGAGCGGCTTCATCTGAAGCATCAACTGCAGAAAATTTACCCGTACTCAAAACAACTCCGTTACTAACAACCCATCCTTCGTATTTCCATCCTGAATCTAAAGTTGGTAAGTTTAAACCTGCCATACCTGTTCCGCTAGTATTATCAATAAACCAAACACCTGCTTCTGGATTCATATTTCCATTTGTTGGGGTTGCTAATAAATATTTTCCAGTAGATGCCGAAAAATCACCCACAATTCCTGAAGAAACTGTTGCAGAATTCCCAGTAAAATCTCCTACTAAATATTTAGTATCTGAAGGTGCTGGACTCGGGTCTACAGTTGGTTCAATACTTAAAACAAATTTTGTAGCAGCAGCTAAATTTGTTGCATCAACATCGAAAGTAGTTTTAGATAATACTCCACTTCCATCTACTGTAAAAACTCCTGTTGAAACTGGAGCACCGTTTACAATAATCCATCCTTCATATTTATAATCTGGACCCAAATCTTCTAAACCTGTTAGGTTTAATTTTAAACTTGGTGAAGCAGTTACTGCATCGTCATCGTTGTTACATGAAGCCATTAGAAGACCTAATGCTAAGATTGAAAAAAAAATCTTTTTCATAGCGTTTTTCTTTAAAATTATTAATTGTTTTTCTTTTACTTAGCAAATATGCTCATTAATAATCGTTAACAGTTTTTCCTTTTTTCCTAGATAATTGTCAATTTTACCATTTTTAAGATTTTATTAATAATTTTATAGATATTTGAATAAAAAAATGAAAAAAATAGGTTTTATTATCATTATTCTTCAAAGTCTCCTATCCATTTCGCAAGAAAATAACATTCAAAAGATAGATTGGTCTGGATCTAAAAAAATGAATATTAAATTCATGACGAAGTTTATCCAATCGAAAGAAGGTGAAGCATTAGACAGTCTAAAACTAAATTATGACGTTCAGGCTTTAACGCGTTTAAATGGAATTTCTAATGTTACTTATACTGTTGAAAAAGATATTATTACTAACAATTATAATGTGCTCTTTAAAATCATTGAGAACTTTAGCATCATACCCAACTCATCGCTTTGGACTACAGACGAAACTCCTGCCGCTTATAGAGTTGGCTTATACGAATTTAACCTTCTTGGAAAAAACAACGTTATTGGTGGTTTTTATCAATATAATGGCATCAGTTCCTATGGTTTTAATTTTTCTTCTCCATTTCTTTTTAATGAAAATTTAGGAATTGAAACCAGCTATCAAAACCTAGGAAGTATTGAACCTGTTTTTTTCGAGAATACTTCAGCTAGATATGAATACATCAACAGGTCTTTTGAATTATTAGGAGTCTATCGAACTAGTTTCAAAAACACAATTAAGTTAGGTGGATCTGTATTTAATGAAAAATACGAATACAAATCGGGTGCAACAAGCGCAAATGTGCCACTTGGATTCAATATTGACAAAATCCTTATTAAACTAAACAACAACTACGACAATCTTAAATACGATTTCTACCTTATAGACGGTACAAAAAACACAACTAATCTTCAATTTGTAACACAATCCAATACGTTTCAGGATAAATTCTTAATTGGTTGGAACGATTTCTCTTATTTTAAAAGAATTGGTGGAACAGGAAATTGGGCAACACGAATTCGATTAGGTCTTTCTTCTAACAATACTTCTCCATTTTCTCCATTTTCGCTAGATAACAATGTAAATATTAGAGGTGTTGGTAACATTATTGATCGCGGAACAGGTACTTTTGTAATGAACACAGAATACAGAACTACTCTTTTTGAAAAAAATTGGTTTGTTCTTCAAGGGAATAGTTTTATTGATATTGGTTCTTGGAGAAAACCTGGAGGTGATTTTTCTGATTTTACTAAGCCTGAAAACGTAAGAGTCTACCCAGGAGTTGGATTGCGATTTATGCACAAAAGAATTTTTAATGCTATATTTAGACTCGATTATGGATTTGGTATTTCTAAAAACGGTACAAGAGGTTTGGTTTTTGGAATTGGTCAATATTTTTAAATCAATTGGTATCAACAAAGTAAAAAAAAACATTCATGAAATATTTATTCTATTTGGCTTTTTTTCTTTTTAGTTTTTGTTCTTCACAAGAATCTAAAATTAATGGAATTAGCTTTGTTGCTTCAAACAGCTTAACTTCTGAAAAAGAGATTGAACCTATTCTACACTCTAATGCAAACTGGGTTACTTTGATGCCTTTTGCATTCATGAAAACAATAAACGACACCGCATTATTTTACAATTCTAACAGGCAATGGATTGGAGAACGCAAAGAAGGAATTGAACACGCGGCAAATCAATTTAAAAAAAATAAAATAAGTGTAATGTTGAAACCACAAATTTGGATACCCAATGGTTTTACAGGACACATTAAAATGAATAGTGAACAAGAATGGATTTCTTTGGAAAAGAACTACGAAAAATTTATTTTATTATATGCTCAAATTGCAGAAGAACAACAAATAGAATTATTATGTATCGGTACAGAGCTGAATACATTTGTAATTAATAGACCCGAATATTGGCAACAATTAATAATAAAAATTAAAGCCTTATACAAAGGCAAACTAACTTATGCTGAAAATTGGGACACATTTGAAACGGTTTCTTTCTTTAAGAATATAGACTACATTGGTATTGATGCCTATTTTCCGCTCTCGAAGGAAAAAACACCTAGCATTTCTGAAATTGAACAACAATGGATGCAACATAAAAATAAAATAGAAAATTTAGCAAAAGAGTTAAACAAAAAAGTACTCTTTACCGAATTTGGCTATCAAAGTATCGATTATACAACTAAAGAACCTTGGGATTTTAACCAAAAAAAGACACTTAATTTAAAAGCTCAATCTAATGCGCTGCAAGCACTTTTTAATACTTTCTGGAAAGAAGATTGGTTTGCTGGTGGTTTTTTATGGAAATGGTTTGATGATTATGAAAATGTTGGTGGTTTGGAAGACACTGATTATACGGTACAAAACAAACCTGCATTTCAAATTATACAAAATGAATATAAAAAAATGCGATAAGGGTTTCTTATCGCATCTCTCTCAAAACTAAAATCAAATGACAACTGATATAAATTAAATTCTCTTAACTATATTTTTAATAGACGTATTCCCTTCAATGTCTAAAATTTCTAAATAATACACCCCTTGTTTCAAATTTGATATATCGGTTGTTTCTTCCATGTTTTCTTTTTTTACCAAAACAACTTGTCCTAAACTATTATATACTGTAATGGTTTCAATTTTTACATTATTACCAACCTCAACAGAAAAAACATCATTCATTGGGTTTGGATACACAGTAAAATTATCTGAATTAAACACGGTACTTGATAATGCGGAACAATTAGAAGTTGTAAAAGGCACATAATTACCAAAATCCCAAAAAAGGTCAAAGTCTTCACATAAGAAATAAATCGTATCAAAATCGGAGATTGTAACCGAATTAGGAATATTCTTTGTGAAAGACATAGCACCATTCCCAGAGATTATTCCCATTTCGATTTTTGGTAGTGATGCAAAATTAAATGTATTCTTCAACTGTGCATCTGTTAGCATTCCTCTATCAAGAATATACACCCTTACATCTGGTCCTGCTGCGGTTGAAAAATTACTTCCTGTGTTTAACGAAACCGTACTGTTTGTATTTAAGACCACATTAACCGTTCCTTGCACATTATACATTGTGTTCGATGTATTGTTCCCGAAATTTGTACCTGTTGCAGTACATTGTGCTTGCCCAAAATAGGAAGTAACTAAAAGAGTAAATAAATACGTATTTTTTTTCATAGCTTATTTTGTTTGTTATTTTCATTACAAAATTGATAATTAACAAACATATCGCAGTATACCATTTTACATGAATACTTGTCTTTTTTACTTTTTATGCATTTTTATCAATAAAAAAGGTTTAAAAATTAGTTTAATTTAAATTTTATCAAAAATAATTAACGATAAAACACAAACAGGTTAATTTAGTATCAGAAATCGATAAAATACCATCAGCTTAACACTCTCTTAACAAATAAATTTGTAGTGATTACATATTAACTATAAAATTAATCACAAATGAAAACAAAATTATTATGTTTATTTCTATTCCTATTCGTTATTGAACTAGGAAATGCCCAACATTTAAATTGTAGAGTAAAAGAAGAAAACGATGTTATTTATCGTAGGTTTCCTCAAGCATTGAAAGAAAAAAATGCTTTTGAGAAACAGAGCTCTAGAATTCAAAAAAACGGTAATTATGGTAAAGCTCCCAACGCAACCTATACTATTCCTGTAGTTTTTCACGTTTATGGAACTTCTCATAATGGACTAACTGTTACTTCTCAGAAAATCGTAACCGCACTACAAAAAGTTAATGATGATTTTAATGGTTTAAATCCTGATTTCAATTCTGTGGAATCTTTTTTTCAATCTAGAAGATCAACTTTAAATATTGAATTTAAATTAGCTAAGATTGATCCGAACGGAGCATGTACAACGGGTATTATTTTTCATGATGTTAAAAGCGGATTTGGTAATGGTGGAGGTTATGATTCTGAAATTCAAGCAGACGCATGGGACAATTATAAGTACATGAATGTCTATATCCAAAATGATTTATACGATGATGGAGAAACTACTAATTCTGGAGTAGCTTGGTACCCAAACACTTCAATGTCTGACTACAATCTTGCAAGAGTTGTCTATAATGGGGCTTATCTTTACGGAAATACAAGCGACGAGTTCGCCTCTGTATTGACTCATGAATTTGGACATTTTTTTGATTTAATTCACACTTTTGAAGGTGGTTGTACTGGTTCTGACCAAGTTAGCGACACTCCTCTAGAAAACGGAACACATGATTTAAGCTGTACTCCTGGAACCAATTGCAATGGTGACAAAGTGAATATTGAAAACTATATGGGCTATAATGGTGCCTCTGGTTGCTACAAAATGTTTACACAAGGACAAGTGAATAGAATGTTAGCCGCTTTACAACATCCAGCGCGCACAGCATTATGGCAAAATGCCAACTTAACAGCAACAGGTGTTAATTCTACTGGTGGCTACATTGCTTCAGCGACAGCTACTTTTAAAGAAGATATCGCCAACAATGGTACATTTACTTCAAACGCTGTTATAAACGCTACAGCAGCTACTTTTTCACAATCTAATGGTGTGTTTACGCAAGGAACACATTACACACATACTTTCCCAGCAGGATTAACACCTGTTGTTACTGTAAATTCTAATTCGCAAGTTACTGTTACATTAAATGGAACAGCAACAAGTCATTTGGAGGCAAATAATGTTACTTCAAAAATAACATTTCTTCCTGCTGCGTTTACTGGTTCTAGCACTATCTATTGTAATTCTATTTCTTACTCTGTTAAGTTTAGAGATCCTTATGGTATTTTCTTTGTTGATATGAATGATGCTACTGTAGCAGGAAGTACTACTTGGAAGTATTTTGAAATTAGCAGAGGAGATAGTAAAGCGTATGGTGCTTGGATATTTGCTACCAATCATTTAAAGCTAGAGACCTATGGCAAACGTATAATCACTAATACTGGTTCTAGAAACATTACTCGTCTTGGTTTTAACGTTCCTATTAATGCTTCAAATAACTTTACTGCTCCAGGTGCTTATCCGGATCAACTAGACATTAGAACTAGTTCTTTTACAAACTGGGATGGAGAAACTGGCTACATTGGTTTTGAATATAAAATTGATGGAGAAACCTGTTATGGTTGGTTTAAAGCAAATGTTGCCGCTGGTGGAAGTAGCTATACAATTACTGAATATGCGTATAACACAGAACCTGGTGCAATTATTTATACTGGAATGACACCTAAGACAGTAATTACAGTAAGCCCGAACACTTTAGCAGAAGATATAGCAAACAATGGTAGTTTTTCTACTTTTTCAGCAATCAAACTATCTACTAATAATGGAACTTTTACACAGTCTACGGGTACCTTCACACAAGGAACTCATTATACTATAAGTGGAGTACCAACTGGGTTGACTCCTGTTCTAACACTACAAAATAACAACGAAGTTAAATTAACTTTAACAGGTAATGCAACACAACATGATCAAGCAAACAATACTAATCTCGTTATTACTTTTAACAATGCAGCCATTACAGGTGGAATTAGCTCCTTAGAATCTAACGCTGTTACTATTGCTTTAAATTTTGAAAATCCATACGGAATTTACTATGTAGACAATGCCGATTTAACTGTTTCTGCATCGAATGTATGGGAATATTTCACTATTGAGCCCGATGCTGATGATGATGCTTATGGGTTATTTGTTGATGCTTCATCTCAAAACTCACTTCGATTAGAAACCTATGGAAAGGCTTTAATTTGTAATGGTACAACACGAAATGTAACGTATTTAGGTTTAGACGAACCTGTAAATGCAACTCGTAATTTTGTAGATGGTGGAGCTTATCCGGATTTACATGTAATTAGAAGTACTCAATATACTACTTGGGACAATCAAACGGGTTATATTGGTTTCCGTTATTATAGAAATGGAAATCCTTGTTATGGTTGGTTTAAAGTTATTGTTTCGCCTAATGGTTCGAGTTATACACTAACCAACTATGCTTACAATACTGAGCCAAATGGCACCATTTATACGCCAAGTACGTTATCTGGATCTGATTTTGATAATGATAATAACTTCAGTATTTATCCAAACCCTTTCAATACTTCTTTTACTATTGAATTAAATAATGAGTCTAGTACTACTACCGTTATTGTTTCTACTTTATTAGGTCAAGAGGTATTTAATAGAACATTTAACAACAGTGCAAACGAAATCAATATTGACTTAAATACATTATCTAAAGGAATCTATTTGGTAAAAATTATTGACGATAAAGGCACTATGAAAACTAAAAAAGTAATTAAAAAACAATAAAAACTTTACGCTAACCAACCTTAAATTTTTATCGAAATTACTTTTTAGAATCAGGCTGTCAATAATTGACAGCCTGATTTGTTATGATGAACAATATGCTTTTTTATTGTGCTCTTATTTCATTTTAAATTCCCACTGAAATTCATCCATTATAAATTGTTCTAGTTCGGAATATTTATTTTTTTCACTTTCATCAATTGGGAAATAGGTTTTAAAACTAAACTGATTGTATTTTCCTTCTTTTTTTTGTTCCACTACATAGAAAGAGTGTGGTTGATGTAGCGCAGGATAAAAATTTTCTTGTGATTCATATTGAAATAGATTTAGCGAATCTATTCTATATCCCAATATGGATACCTATTTTCTTTTCCAAATAGCCCTTTTAATTGCTATCATAATTATCATTTACTATCTCGCACTAAATAATTATAGCGATGATTAAAAATTTTTGAGAAATAACTATCCAAACGGAAATTTCGAAAAAACAACCAGTCTCAAAACCCTTTAAGAAAACAATATTGATCGGTATACAACCTATGCATTCGTACATCGAGTGCATTCCATTTTTAAAACCTGTGACTTTTTTTGTTGACAAAAAAAAATGTCACAGATTTTGTGACATTATCAAATTCAAATGAAAAACGTCACACTTTCTGTGACAAACTGAAAAGCAAATATATTTTTGTCACCACTATTTATAGTAGAACGATAGTATACTAGAGCAAAAAAAATGCCAAATTCATTATTACTCATTTATTCTTAATATATACTCCTATTATCTCATCTTATGGGTCTAATCAATTTGCTAAGAAGAAACAATAAACAAGATGAAGTCGATGTAATAAAATTTACATTAGCCTGAGTGATTTTCGATAGAAAACTATATACAAGAAAAAATTCATTAAAACGATTCTCGATACATGGTTTGTAAAATTACTATTCGCATTTTACAAACCCTACTCGAACTGACGGAGTGTAGCTATACAACAAAAAAATATAGGTTTTTTTTTTAACACTTATACTTACAAAAACAGAACACTTCATTACTATTACTTTTTCAGCACTTCGATAATTTCTTTCAATTCTTTTATACGTTCTTCGTATTGTTCTATTAGCTTTTCGGAAAGTTGATTTACCGTTTGTACTTTTTGAGCTGTTTCATTTTGTATGTTACTCTCTTTTAGATTGTTATTTGTTTTTACTAATTCTTCCAGTGTTACTTGAAAAATATCACAAATTCTTTCTACATGATTTGCCCATGAAGTACTTGCTCCGTTCTCTATTCGTGCATAAGCAGATTGAGAAATAGATAAATAATCTGACGCTTGCTCTTGTGACCATCCTTTTTCTTTGCGAAGCGCTTTCAATTTATTTCCAATTATCTTATTCATATCTAGTCTATTCTTAGCTATAAAGTTATTTTTTACTATTTTTGTTATAGTTAATTGCTCTTCAATACCAAAAATAGCAATTATATTTGCTAAAAATAACAAAATGGACATTAAAATCTCTAATATTAAAGAAAGAATTTTATACTTTGCTAAAAATCAAAACATTAGCTACGAGTCTTTTTGTGAATCTATCGGTATGACCTATGGTAGTTTTAAAGGAGTAGCCAAGCAAAGACCCTTAAACTCTGATGCTTTAGAAATTTTAATTACCAAATATCCTGAAATTAATTGCGAATGGTTGTTGATTGGAAAAGGTGCAATGTTACAAAAAGAAGAAAAGACAATTGAAAATGTTATTTCTCTTGAAACTTCCTTAAGAAAAGAATTGGATTTAAAGAACCAAGTTATTTCTCATTATAAAGAAAAGGTTACTTTTTTAGAAGATAAAATAAAGGCAATGGGTACAGACCTTGAAAGTGACGAACCAGCATTACTGCAAATGATTAAAGAAATTCATCATATTACAGTTAGTAATGCAATAAATGATATTATTAAGGTTAATGAAGGAGAAGAGCATAAAGAAAAGGGCAAAAAAAAGCAATTGAACCCATAAAAAACACTTACTGTATGTTTTTTAAAATTCTATTCTTGAAATTAGCTTGTCTAAAATACCTTTAGACACATCATCATCTAACTCTTGAAGTTTTTCTTTTATTTGCAAGAAGACCCTATTCGCTTCTTCCGAAGTAATAAGCCCTTCTTGTTTTTCTTTAAGGGTAGTTTTTGCTAATGATAATAAAATTGTTAGCTCTTTATTTATCATGGATTGCAATTTTTAAATCTAACAATGCCTCTAATAGCGATACTTTGTTTTTATAGTACTTTTCTTTTTTAATGAATTTATCTACAAAAAGAATGAGCAACACGAAACAAATTACCACTGCAAATGCATAATGATAGGAATATCCCATGTCTGATTTATTGTTACTTAATACCCAAAACAGATTTGCACTATATATAAAAATAGGAAAAATGAAGCTTATTCTTAAGGGTCTAAAATTTGCACCTATAGCTAAAATTATAGGGGATAAAGTTGTAGTTAGAGCATAAATAAAATTAGTAGTTGAATTGTATTCAAAATTATAATCAAACTCAAAACCCAACTTATCTGAATAAGTTATTAATGCAGATATAACTACTAGAAAAGTTCCAAAAAATCTATCTTTCATATATTCACCAAATTAATTTCTAGGAGGAACAATCGTACCATCCTTTGTCCTAGGAGTACCATTACTGTCTGTAGATTCTGTGACATCATCTCCACCGACAACTACAAGCAGTTGCTTTCTTGTTAAAACTTCAACTTTTAATTGTTCTTTTTTGAAAATTTTCATAATAAACTTTTTATTTGATTAATAGTGATAAAAGTAATCATTCTAAATAGTTTATAAAACCTAATGCAAATTTATATGAAAGCTTTCAATTTATAATTACAGAAAAAATATACTTATTGTTAAAGTTTGCTATTGCGAGCTTATTTTCTATTTTAAATTAGAGATTATGTTATTACATTGCACTAGTAAATCCCTTACAGAAAGAATAATAGTCCCAAGTAAATGATCTTTATGCAAAAAGAGAACGACATTACCCGAAAAACGCATAAGACCCTGGTTGTAAACTGCTTAATTTAGCCTTATCAAATTTTTATGTTTAACAAATTAATAATTAACATTATGAAAAAAATGGAAGTAAGCCAAATGGAAAATTTGGAAGGCGGTAGAAAGTTTTGGGGATGGAGTGATTGGGAACCAACAGGCCCTTGCGTTAATGGGTTTCAAACTCTAGTAAGGACACATTTTGTGCTTTTCATCACAAACACACACGATTATAATCATGTCGCTTGTTAATTAACTTAAGAGAGGTTAAAACCTCTCTTATTACATTTTTATATTATGACTAAACTTACTTATATTCTGTTTTTTATATTGTTTTCAAACTTAATAATTTGTCAAACAATCCACTTAAAAGATCATATGACAAAAAAAGAAATACCGTTTGTAAACATGTTATACTATAGTGGTGATAAAATTATTGGAGGTGACTATTGTGATGCAAATGGGAACTATAGCATAAATAATTTAAAAGAAATAGAAGAAATAGAATTTTCCTGTATTGGTTATGAAACATTAATTGTTGAAAAAGAAAACATAAAAGACACTATATACTTAAATAGTTCTGAAATTGTATTAAATGAAATTATAATAACAAATTCAAAAAAAGATAATGAAACTCACATAGGCTACAATGATTTC is a genomic window of Flavobacterium jumunjinense containing:
- a CDS encoding DUF547 domain-containing protein; translated protein: MKIRILVLVLLFLNLTMLADNQNDFFNDANAFLNKNVSSTTVDYASIKANRAALDDLVSQIGLFKFSSDEKTNKAFLANAYNILVIKGIVDKYPVKSPLDISGFFDKIKYNLAGKSYTLNDIENKLIRSKYNDARFHFVLVCGANGCPPIMSNAYFPSKIESQLEEQTKKALNNASFLKVKDGKIYLSQIFEWYKADFGKNVLTFINKYRSDKLDETSNYKYYSYDWSLNKK
- a CDS encoding outer membrane protein assembly factor — encoded protein: MKKIGFIIIILQSLLSISQENNIQKIDWSGSKKMNIKFMTKFIQSKEGEALDSLKLNYDVQALTRLNGISNVTYTVEKDIITNNYNVLFKIIENFSIIPNSSLWTTDETPAAYRVGLYEFNLLGKNNVIGGFYQYNGISSYGFNFSSPFLFNENLGIETSYQNLGSIEPVFFENTSARYEYINRSFELLGVYRTSFKNTIKLGGSVFNEKYEYKSGATSANVPLGFNIDKILIKLNNNYDNLKYDFYLIDGTKNTTNLQFVTQSNTFQDKFLIGWNDFSYFKRIGGTGNWATRIRLGLSSNNTSPFSPFSLDNNVNIRGVGNIIDRGTGTFVMNTEYRTTLFEKNWFVLQGNSFIDIGSWRKPGGDFSDFTKPENVRVYPGVGLRFMHKRIFNAIFRLDYGFGISKNGTRGLVFGIGQYF
- a CDS encoding T9SS type A sorting domain-containing protein, translated to MKKNTYLFTLLVTSYFGQAQCTATGTNFGNNTSNTMYNVQGTVNVVLNTNSTVSLNTGSNFSTAAGPDVRVYILDRGMLTDAQLKNTFNFASLPKIEMGIISGNGAMSFTKNIPNSVTISDFDTIYFLCEDFDLFWDFGNYVPFTTSNCSALSSTVFNSDNFTVYPNPMNDVFSVEVGNNVKIETITVYNSLGQVVLVKKENMEETTDISNLKQGVYYLEILDIEGNTSIKNIVKRI
- a CDS encoding helix-turn-helix domain-containing protein: MSILLFLANIIAIFGIEEQLTITKIVKNNFIAKNRLDMNKIIGNKLKALRKEKGWSQEQASDYLSISQSAYARIENGASTSWANHVERICDIFQVTLEELVKTNNNLKESNIQNETAQKVQTVNQLSEKLIEQYEERIKELKEIIEVLKK
- a CDS encoding transporter family protein, with the protein product MKNIKTLLIGFILMSYASFSQEEVEESNIQNYTPSKLLEKGKWDIKWFNNLYTQTRTNSNGENFNIPRSNFFTTSLEVYTGVSDSKKFNAGLILEFRSNSFGDQSATSVFSFNNEVGKSRSGLGHIAPSVKIAPFGSLPNFSVQSSFFIPVFDKESNENGYLAQKSYIWQNRFFYDYTFTGSKFQLFTELGTRFFFGEKSVNNDGSSNPNGGFANNSLEVAPGVFLSYFPTNKFTVLGFVQHAQLIDLGNKFSQNYTALGTGAKYQFTNVLNAELLYSKFVRGYESGLGQSFNLGLRAIF
- a CDS encoding glycoside hydrolase family 113 gives rise to the protein MKYLFYLAFFLFSFCSSQESKINGISFVASNSLTSEKEIEPILHSNANWVTLMPFAFMKTINDTALFYNSNRQWIGERKEGIEHAANQFKKNKISVMLKPQIWIPNGFTGHIKMNSEQEWISLEKNYEKFILLYAQIAEEQQIELLCIGTELNTFVINRPEYWQQLIIKIKALYKGKLTYAENWDTFETVSFFKNIDYIGIDAYFPLSKEKTPSISEIEQQWMQHKNKIENLAKELNKKVLFTEFGYQSIDYTTKEPWDFNQKKTLNLKAQSNALQALFNTFWKEDWFAGGFLWKWFDDYENVGGLEDTDYTVQNKPAFQIIQNEYKKMR
- a CDS encoding zinc-dependent metalloprotease, producing the protein MKTKLLCLFLFLFVIELGNAQHLNCRVKEENDVIYRRFPQALKEKNAFEKQSSRIQKNGNYGKAPNATYTIPVVFHVYGTSHNGLTVTSQKIVTALQKVNDDFNGLNPDFNSVESFFQSRRSTLNIEFKLAKIDPNGACTTGIIFHDVKSGFGNGGGYDSEIQADAWDNYKYMNVYIQNDLYDDGETTNSGVAWYPNTSMSDYNLARVVYNGAYLYGNTSDEFASVLTHEFGHFFDLIHTFEGGCTGSDQVSDTPLENGTHDLSCTPGTNCNGDKVNIENYMGYNGASGCYKMFTQGQVNRMLAALQHPARTALWQNANLTATGVNSTGGYIASATATFKEDIANNGTFTSNAVINATAATFSQSNGVFTQGTHYTHTFPAGLTPVVTVNSNSQVTVTLNGTATSHLEANNVTSKITFLPAAFTGSSTIYCNSISYSVKFRDPYGIFFVDMNDATVAGSTTWKYFEISRGDSKAYGAWIFATNHLKLETYGKRIITNTGSRNITRLGFNVPINASNNFTAPGAYPDQLDIRTSSFTNWDGETGYIGFEYKIDGETCYGWFKANVAAGGSSYTITEYAYNTEPGAIIYTGMTPKTVITVSPNTLAEDIANNGSFSTFSAIKLSTNNGTFTQSTGTFTQGTHYTISGVPTGLTPVLTLQNNNEVKLTLTGNATQHDQANNTNLVITFNNAAITGGISSLESNAVTIALNFENPYGIYYVDNADLTVSASNVWEYFTIEPDADDDAYGLFVDASSQNSLRLETYGKALICNGTTRNVTYLGLDEPVNATRNFVDGGAYPDLHVIRSTQYTTWDNQTGYIGFRYYRNGNPCYGWFKVIVSPNGSSYTLTNYAYNTEPNGTIYTPSTLSGSDFDNDNNFSIYPNPFNTSFTIELNNESSTTTVIVSTLLGQEVFNRTFNNSANEINIDLNTLSKGIYLVKIIDDKGTMKTKKVIKKQ
- a CDS encoding anti-sigma factor, yielding MKKIFFSILALGLLMASCNNDDDAVTASPSLKLNLTGLEDLGPDYKYEGWIIVNGAPVSTGVFTVDGSGVLSKTTFDVDATNLAAATKFVLSIEPTVDPSPAPSDTKYLVGDFTGNSATVSSGIVGDFSASTGKYLLATPTNGNMNPEAGVWFIDNTSGTGMAGLNLPTLDSGWKYEGWVVSNGVVLSTGKFSAVDASDEAAPYSGTMMAPPFPGEDFLMNAPTGLTFPGNLSGSTIVISVEPSPDNSSMPFAMKPLVHTVANPAVTGNVVDMNSNLASLPSGTVTR